In a genomic window of Mucilaginibacter sp. KACC 22063:
- a CDS encoding DUF5071 domain-containing protein: MDIKDLIPKHKHYHEVISELKELSFEQIKPILPQLLEWLQDMNWPIGRSIADVLKPFANRMTSEIIKVLRSNDSMWELWVLINLVRNTTDPLLLAEIERIAKFPSKVEIEDEVNLEAIAILNGDYK; the protein is encoded by the coding sequence ATGGACATTAAAGATCTAATCCCAAAACATAAACATTACCATGAAGTAATCAGTGAGCTTAAAGAACTTTCATTCGAACAGATTAAGCCAATTTTACCCCAGTTGTTAGAATGGCTTCAAGATATGAATTGGCCAATTGGCAGGTCCATTGCGGATGTCTTAAAGCCATTTGCAAACAGAATGACTTCTGAAATAATTAAAGTTCTGAGATCAAACGATTCAATGTGGGAACTTTGGGTATTAATTAATTTGGTGAGAAATACAACCGATCCTCTTTTGTTGGCAGAAATCGAACGGATTGCAAAATTTCCATCAAAAGTTGAAATTGAAGACGAGGTAAACCTGGAAGCAATTGCAATTTTAAATGGAGATTATAAATAG
- the rnhA gene encoding ribonuclease HI, which translates to MIEIFTDGASSGNPGPGGYGVVLRSGNHYKELSAGYRKTTNNRMELMAVIKGLEALKSPNQEVVICSDSKYVIDAIEKRWVHSWLQKGFKDKKNKDLWMRYLELSKLHRIRFVWVRGHNGHPENERCDQLAVAASKQKDLLIDSVFEAEMNRVNLL; encoded by the coding sequence ATGATAGAGATTTTTACAGACGGTGCATCAAGCGGAAATCCTGGCCCAGGTGGCTATGGCGTAGTTTTACGATCGGGAAACCATTATAAAGAGCTATCCGCCGGATACCGAAAAACCACCAATAACCGCATGGAGTTAATGGCTGTTATTAAAGGGCTTGAGGCGTTGAAAAGCCCTAACCAGGAAGTTGTAATATGCTCGGACTCGAAATATGTGATAGATGCCATTGAAAAGCGCTGGGTACATAGCTGGCTACAGAAGGGCTTTAAAGACAAAAAAAACAAGGACCTGTGGATGCGTTATTTAGAACTCAGCAAATTGCACCGCATCAGGTTTGTATGGGTACGCGGGCATAACGGTCACCCGGAAAATGAACGCTGCGACCAGTTAGCTGTTGCAGCTTCTAAACAAAAAGACCTGCTTATTGATTCTGTTTTCGAAGCGGAAATGAATCGCGTTAATCTATTATAA
- a CDS encoding metallophosphoesterase family protein — MTRIGLISDTHNYLDDAVFKHFENCDEIWHAGDFGTIELADRLAAFKPLKGVYGNIDGKDVRITYPEHLRFKCEDVDVWMTHIGGYPDRYSSFVKPEIYNNPPQLFICGHSHILKVIFDKKINCLHLNPGAAGKQGWHKVRTLMKFDINGSKIENLKVIELNGR, encoded by the coding sequence ATGACCCGCATAGGCCTGATATCAGACACACATAACTACCTTGATGATGCCGTTTTTAAGCATTTTGAGAATTGTGATGAGATATGGCACGCGGGCGACTTTGGCACTATTGAACTTGCTGATCGGCTTGCTGCCTTTAAACCGCTTAAAGGTGTCTACGGAAATATCGACGGAAAGGACGTACGTATTACTTACCCGGAACATTTACGTTTTAAATGCGAAGACGTGGATGTGTGGATGACCCATATTGGTGGTTATCCCGACAGGTACAGCTCTTTTGTTAAACCTGAAATCTACAACAATCCCCCACAACTATTCATTTGCGGACACTCGCATATACTTAAAGTAATATTTGATAAGAAGATCAATTGCCTGCACTTAAATCCGGGTGCTGCCGGAAAACAAGGCTGGCATAAGGTACGCACGTTAATGAAATTTGATATTAACGGCAGCAAAATTGAAAACCTAAAAGTGATTGAATTGAACGGACGCTAA
- a CDS encoding tRNA1(Val) (adenine(37)-N6)-methyltransferase, with protein sequence MFQFKQFAVDQSGCAMKINTDGVLLGALANNEEPRSILDIGTGTGVVAMMLAQRFALAQIDAVEIDHSAAHTAIQNFNNSDFASRLSCYEQSFEQFFKEHPEKKYDLIVSNPPFYTQSLKSPNQQINVAKHADENFFADLLKYTSGHLTEKGLFWIIAPVNTSDIVQRCADKYGLYQRLIISIKSYPHSEPHRYLIAFGSKPVEVVKSEFTIYQEQGKYTAQYAQTLKNFFTIF encoded by the coding sequence ATGTTCCAATTTAAACAATTTGCAGTCGACCAGTCGGGTTGCGCTATGAAGATTAATACAGATGGCGTATTGCTGGGGGCACTGGCAAATAATGAAGAGCCAAGAAGTATCCTTGATATTGGAACGGGTACCGGCGTTGTAGCCATGATGCTGGCACAGCGTTTTGCTTTAGCACAAATAGATGCCGTTGAAATAGACCACTCAGCCGCACATACTGCTATACAAAATTTCAATAATTCTGATTTTGCCAGTCGTTTAAGCTGCTATGAACAAAGCTTTGAGCAGTTTTTTAAAGAGCATCCGGAAAAGAAGTATGATTTAATAGTTTCTAATCCGCCTTTCTATACGCAATCGCTCAAATCACCAAATCAGCAAATCAATGTTGCCAAACATGCGGACGAGAATTTCTTTGCTGATCTTTTAAAATATACGTCTGGTCATTTAACAGAAAAAGGCTTATTCTGGATTATAGCGCCAGTTAATACATCAGACATTGTTCAAAGGTGTGCTGATAAATATGGTTTATATCAGCGTTTAATCATTTCAATTAAATCGTACCCACATTCGGAACCGCATAGGTATTTAATCGCATTTGGATCGAAGCCAGTTGAAGTAGTAAAATCAGAATTTACAATCTACCAGGAACAAGGGAAGTATACAGCACAATACGCACAAACACTGAAGAACTTCTTTACCATCTTTTAG
- the gloA2 gene encoding SMU1112c/YaeR family gloxylase I-like metalloprotein gives MLKLNRVHHIAIICTDYQKSKQFYTEILGLSILQEVYREARDSYKLDLEVNGLYQIELFSFPNPPARPSRPEAAGLRHLAFEVEDIQKAVAEVNKYGVTTEPIRTDEFTGKRFTFLADPDGLPIEFYEV, from the coding sequence ATGCTGAAACTAAACCGGGTACACCACATTGCTATTATTTGTACAGATTATCAAAAATCTAAACAGTTTTATACCGAAATACTTGGTTTAAGCATTCTGCAAGAGGTTTACCGCGAAGCAAGAGATTCATACAAGCTTGATCTGGAAGTCAATGGACTGTACCAGATCGAGCTTTTTTCTTTTCCCAACCCGCCGGCAAGGCCATCCCGTCCAGAGGCTGCAGGCCTGCGCCACCTGGCATTCGAGGTTGAGGATATTCAGAAAGCTGTTGCCGAAGTAAATAAGTACGGAGTAACAACTGAACCAATCCGTACAGACGAGTTTACAGGTAAGCGTTTTACTTTTTTAGCTGACCCCGACGGTTTGCCAATTGAGTTTTACGAGGTATAA
- the purL gene encoding phosphoribosylformylglycinamidine synthase subunit PurL, which yields MEQQELTTVETAKDLGLLPAEFDRIKEILGRTPNFTELSIFSVMWSEHCSYKNSIKWLKTLPRDGSRMLAKAGEENAGLVDLGDGIGCAFKIESHNHPSALEPYQGAATGVGGINRDIFTMGARPIAQLNSLRFGDLNLDRTKWLVKGVVKGISHYGNAFGIPTVGGELYFDESFNVNPLVNAMSAGIVKAGETVSATSYGVGNPVYIVGSATGKDGIHGAAFASKDITEDSVNDLPAVQVGDPFQEKLLLEATLEVIKTGAVIGMQDMGAAGIICSNSEMSAKGEHGMKIWLDKVPTRQENMKPFEILLSESQERMLIVVEKGKEALVQAVFDKWDLNCAVIGEVTDTKRLEYYMNGELVADVPADDLVLGGGAPVYEREYREPAYYQEYQKFNINDVPEPENLVEVAEHLVAHPNIASKRWVTNQYDSMVGTATMTTNRPCDAAVVAVKGTDKAIALTTDCNSRYVNADPQKGTSIAVAEAARNITCAGGEPVAITNCLNFGNPYIPEVYWQFVSAIKGMGEACTKFETPVTGGNVSFYNQSSDEGPVFPTPTIGMLGVLDNIDNMMTADFKQPDDLIYLIGESVNDIASSQYLASYHKIKESPAPYFDLEKEYAMHQVVKQLIQAKVIQSAHDVADGGLYIALLESAMPNGLGVHIDTDETIRKDAFLFGEAQGRVVVSVAPADQERFVEMMATSEVPFSLLGTVADHGNLFVDEELYGNITDIKLVYDNVLHLTLGE from the coding sequence TTGGAGCAACAGGAATTAACTACCGTTGAAACCGCCAAAGATTTAGGCTTATTACCCGCAGAGTTTGACCGTATAAAAGAGATTTTGGGCCGTACGCCTAATTTCACTGAACTATCGATATTCTCAGTAATGTGGAGCGAACACTGCTCTTACAAAAACTCTATCAAATGGTTAAAAACTTTACCACGCGACGGCTCACGCATGCTGGCCAAAGCAGGTGAAGAAAATGCCGGTTTAGTTGATCTTGGCGATGGCATTGGTTGTGCATTTAAGATTGAATCACATAATCACCCGTCAGCGCTGGAACCTTATCAAGGTGCAGCAACCGGCGTGGGTGGTATCAACCGTGATATTTTCACAATGGGCGCACGCCCTATAGCGCAGCTTAATTCATTGCGTTTTGGCGATCTTAACCTTGACCGTACCAAATGGCTGGTTAAAGGTGTAGTTAAAGGTATCAGCCATTATGGCAATGCCTTTGGTATCCCAACCGTAGGCGGCGAACTTTATTTTGATGAAAGCTTTAATGTAAATCCGCTGGTTAACGCTATGTCGGCCGGTATTGTTAAGGCTGGCGAAACAGTTTCGGCCACATCTTATGGTGTAGGTAACCCGGTTTACATCGTGGGTTCTGCAACTGGTAAAGATGGTATCCACGGTGCGGCATTTGCATCAAAAGATATTACAGAAGATTCTGTGAACGATTTGCCGGCTGTACAGGTGGGCGATCCGTTCCAGGAGAAACTGTTGCTGGAAGCTACTTTAGAAGTTATTAAAACCGGTGCTGTTATTGGTATGCAGGATATGGGAGCGGCAGGTATTATCTGCTCAAACTCAGAAATGTCGGCCAAAGGCGAGCACGGTATGAAAATCTGGCTGGATAAAGTACCAACCCGCCAGGAAAATATGAAGCCTTTCGAAATCCTGCTTTCAGAATCACAAGAGCGTATGCTGATTGTAGTTGAAAAAGGCAAAGAAGCTTTAGTACAGGCTGTATTTGATAAGTGGGATTTGAACTGCGCTGTCATTGGCGAGGTTACTGACACTAAACGCCTGGAATACTATATGAATGGTGAACTGGTTGCCGATGTGCCAGCTGATGATTTAGTGTTAGGCGGCGGTGCCCCGGTTTACGAGCGCGAATACCGCGAGCCTGCTTATTACCAGGAATACCAGAAATTTAATATTAATGATGTACCAGAGCCTGAAAACCTGGTAGAGGTTGCTGAGCATTTGGTAGCGCATCCAAACATTGCATCAAAAAGGTGGGTAACTAATCAGTACGATTCAATGGTGGGTACAGCTACTATGACTACCAACCGCCCTTGTGATGCAGCTGTTGTTGCGGTTAAAGGTACTGATAAGGCAATTGCTTTAACTACCGACTGTAACTCGCGTTATGTAAATGCCGACCCTCAAAAAGGTACATCTATTGCAGTAGCAGAGGCAGCACGTAACATTACCTGCGCAGGCGGCGAGCCTGTTGCAATTACCAATTGCTTAAACTTTGGTAACCCTTACATTCCTGAAGTATACTGGCAGTTTGTAAGTGCTATTAAAGGTATGGGCGAAGCGTGTACTAAATTTGAAACTCCGGTAACAGGTGGTAACGTAAGTTTCTACAACCAGTCATCAGATGAGGGCCCGGTTTTCCCGACACCAACTATTGGTATGTTAGGTGTACTGGATAACATCGATAATATGATGACGGCAGACTTTAAACAGCCTGACGACCTGATCTACCTGATCGGCGAGTCTGTAAATGATATTGCTTCATCACAATACCTGGCATCATACCATAAAATCAAAGAATCACCGGCACCATATTTCGATCTGGAGAAAGAATATGCCATGCATCAGGTGGTTAAACAACTGATACAGGCAAAAGTAATCCAGTCGGCACATGATGTTGCCGATGGCGGTTTGTACATTGCGTTATTAGAATCGGCTATGCCAAATGGTTTAGGTGTTCATATCGACACTGACGAAACCATTCGTAAAGATGCTTTCTTATTTGGTGAAGCGCAGGGAAGGGTAGTAGTAAGCGTTGCTCCGGCAGATCAGGAACGTTTTGTAGAAATGATGGCAACATCAGAAGTTCCGTTCAGTCTGTTAGGTACCGTAGCCGATCATGGCAATTTGTTTGTTGACGAAGAGCTTTACGGCAATATCACCGACATTAAATTAGTTTACGATAACGTTTTGCATTTAACCCTTGGCGAATAA
- a CDS encoding ABC transporter ATP-binding protein, translating into MLSIRNIVKQYAGHTALNDVSLEVESGKVFGLLGPNGAGKTSLIRIINQITAPDSGEILFNGEKLNQSHIERIGYLPEERGLYKKMEIGEQIIYLARLKGLSRDEARKRIKYWFEKLGIESWWDKKVEELSKGMQQKAQFVATVLHEPDLLILDEPFSGFDPVNAEVIKDEILELNRKGATILFSTHRMESVEELCDSIALINKSRKILDGKVKAIRKSYRNDTYLLEYTGERLNFNGSEPFDLLAEVNEEEGAYTIKVKLKPASNSNDILNHFITRARVNMLQEVIPSMHEIFIEKVNLIA; encoded by the coding sequence ATGCTCAGCATTCGTAACATTGTAAAACAATACGCCGGACACACGGCATTGAATGATGTAAGCTTAGAAGTGGAAAGCGGCAAAGTGTTCGGACTTTTGGGTCCTAACGGCGCCGGTAAAACTTCGCTTATACGCATCATTAACCAAATTACTGCCCCTGACTCGGGCGAGATACTTTTCAATGGTGAAAAGCTCAACCAATCACATATTGAGCGTATCGGCTACTTGCCAGAAGAGCGCGGCCTTTATAAGAAAATGGAGATTGGCGAGCAGATCATTTACCTGGCACGCCTGAAAGGCCTCAGCCGCGACGAAGCGCGCAAACGAATCAAGTACTGGTTTGAAAAATTAGGGATTGAAAGCTGGTGGGATAAAAAAGTGGAAGAACTTTCAAAAGGAATGCAGCAAAAAGCACAGTTTGTAGCTACTGTATTGCACGAACCGGATCTGCTTATCCTTGACGAACCATTTAGCGGTTTTGACCCGGTAAATGCGGAGGTAATAAAAGATGAGATTTTAGAACTAAACCGTAAAGGTGCTACGATATTGTTCTCCACCCATCGTATGGAATCGGTAGAGGAACTGTGCGACTCCATAGCGCTGATCAATAAATCGCGCAAGATACTCGACGGCAAGGTAAAGGCCATCCGCAAATCATATCGTAATGATACTTACCTTTTAGAGTATACCGGTGAACGATTGAATTTCAATGGTTCAGAACCTTTTGATTTGCTTGCAGAAGTAAACGAGGAAGAAGGCGCATACACTATAAAAGTTAAGCTGAAACCGGCAAGCAATTCCAACGATATTTTAAACCATTTTATAACACGTGCACGCGTTAACATGCTACAGGAAGTGATACCTTCTATGCACGAGATCTTCATTGAAAAAGTAAACCTAATAGCCTAA
- a CDS encoding ABC transporter permease, translated as MNKVLLIIQREYLTRVRKKSFVVMIFVVPLLILAMGFAIKYIAKSSGEITELQTVNVIDESNMFKGNFHNAKNIRFETSTQSLAQAKSNSKNKENNFTLYIAANYNSPNGVQVFSKKKPPFPLTSQIEKQMNDIAVANSFKAQHIDTALINNIRHTNISVNAVEITEKGDKNTNMTANISIAIACAILIYMSIFIYGAQVMRGVIEEKTNRIIEVIISSVKPFQLMLGKIIGVGLVGLTQFGAWIILSVIATKIAGQSTQEGMMSFISVLQNIPFGFILGCFIFYFISGYLLYSAMFAAVGSAVDSETETQQFMFPITMPLLFTYILSVSVLFQAPNSPLAVWLSIIPFTAPVAMMVRLPFDPPMWQVGLSMALMVVGFLFTTYVAARIYRVGVLMYGKKASFKELSKWFFYKE; from the coding sequence ATGAATAAAGTTTTACTCATTATACAACGCGAATACCTGACCCGTGTACGTAAGAAATCATTTGTTGTGATGATATTTGTGGTACCACTGCTCATATTAGCAATGGGCTTTGCCATCAAATACATTGCAAAAAGCAGTGGAGAAATTACAGAGCTGCAAACTGTAAACGTGATTGATGAAAGCAACATGTTTAAAGGAAACTTTCACAACGCGAAAAACATCCGCTTTGAAACCTCTACCCAATCGCTTGCGCAAGCTAAGTCCAACTCAAAGAATAAAGAAAATAATTTCACGCTTTACATTGCAGCCAACTACAATAGCCCAAATGGTGTACAGGTTTTCTCTAAAAAGAAACCACCCTTCCCGCTTACCAGCCAGATAGAAAAGCAGATGAACGATATTGCTGTTGCCAACAGCTTTAAAGCGCAGCATATTGATACCGCACTGATCAACAACATACGCCATACCAATATCTCTGTAAACGCCGTGGAGATTACCGAGAAGGGAGATAAAAACACCAACATGACGGCGAATATCAGTATTGCTATTGCCTGCGCAATATTGATATATATGTCGATATTTATTTACGGTGCACAGGTTATGCGCGGCGTTATTGAAGAAAAAACCAACCGCATTATAGAGGTGATCATCTCATCCGTAAAACCATTTCAACTGATGCTGGGTAAAATCATCGGCGTGGGTTTGGTAGGACTTACTCAATTTGGCGCATGGATCATATTATCTGTAATTGCCACTAAAATTGCCGGGCAATCTACCCAGGAAGGCATGATGAGCTTTATCAGCGTATTACAAAACATCCCTTTTGGGTTCATTTTAGGCTGTTTCATTTTTTATTTTATATCCGGCTATTTACTTTACAGCGCTATGTTTGCGGCAGTTGGTTCGGCTGTAGATAGTGAAACGGAGACACAACAATTCATGTTTCCTATTACCATGCCTTTATTATTCACCTACATCCTATCGGTATCGGTATTGTTCCAGGCACCTAACAGCCCATTGGCGGTATGGTTATCCATTATTCCGTTTACCGCACCGGTAGCTATGATGGTACGCCTGCCTTTTGATCCGCCGATGTGGCAGGTTGGCTTATCAATGGCATTAATGGTAGTCGGATTTTTATTTACCACTTATGTTGCGGCACGTATTTACCGGGTCGGCGTTTTAATGTATGGCAAAAAAGCCAGCTTTAAAGAGCTTAGCAAATGGTTCTTTTATAAGGAGTAA
- a CDS encoding Ppx/GppA phosphatase family protein — MRKRVAVMDLGTNTFHLLIIEGSSYADLKELRHDHIAVKLGEGGINKGFIQPEAFERGLDTMRGFQQYIEYFEVSEVKAIATSALRSASNGKDFIDKVKAETGIVIETINGDTEAGYIYYGVKASGMLNKQYSVIVDIGGGSVEFIICNDERIFWKQSFEIGAARLMDLYHKIDPIPTEQINNLHDYLDEKLQPFFEAAKKYPINNIIGSSGAFETFAELAERNAGREFNLKQTKTYTFEEGQLVNLTNDLIRSNHEDRKANPYIIPVRVDMIVVASIFTRYLMDKLKVDNVCMSAYSLKEGVLAEILS; from the coding sequence ATGCGTAAACGAGTAGCCGTAATGGATCTCGGCACAAACACTTTTCACCTGTTAATTATTGAAGGAAGCTCTTATGCCGATCTTAAAGAACTGCGGCATGATCATATTGCTGTTAAACTTGGCGAGGGCGGTATAAACAAAGGCTTTATACAACCCGAAGCTTTTGAACGCGGGCTTGACACTATGCGCGGCTTTCAGCAGTATATCGAATACTTTGAAGTAAGCGAGGTAAAGGCTATCGCTACTTCAGCTTTGAGAAGTGCCTCAAACGGAAAGGACTTTATCGACAAAGTAAAAGCGGAAACAGGTATTGTAATTGAAACTATAAACGGTGATACCGAGGCTGGATACATTTATTATGGTGTAAAAGCATCGGGAATGCTGAATAAGCAATACAGTGTTATTGTTGATATTGGCGGTGGCAGTGTTGAGTTTATTATCTGTAACGATGAACGCATTTTCTGGAAGCAGAGCTTTGAAATTGGCGCTGCAAGATTAATGGATCTATATCATAAAATAGACCCTATACCAACTGAACAGATCAACAATTTACATGATTACCTTGACGAAAAACTTCAGCCGTTTTTTGAAGCTGCAAAGAAATACCCGATCAATAATATCATCGGGTCTTCGGGTGCCTTTGAAACCTTTGCCGAGCTTGCAGAACGTAATGCGGGACGGGAGTTTAACCTGAAACAAACCAAGACCTACACTTTTGAAGAGGGTCAATTAGTAAATCTAACCAATGATCTGATCCGATCAAATCACGAAGATCGTAAAGCAAACCCCTACATTATTCCGGTAAGGGTTGATATGATTGTGGTTGCTTCGATATTTACCCGTTACCTGATGGATAAACTCAAAGTTGATAATGTATGCATGTCTGCCTACTCTTTAAAAGAGGGCGTACTGGCGGAGATTTTATCCTAA
- a CDS encoding TIGR00730 family Rossman fold protein gives MKSICVFCGANYNGDPILKDAIDQLAQVMVNRNMNLVYGGGKVGVMGLIADAMLQRNGEVIGVIPQFLMDKEVGHKGISELIVVENMHQRKQRMSEICDGFVMLPGGFGTLEEFFEVLTWLQLGLHKKPIGVLNVNGFYDFLLKQMDVMVEQKFLKPANRKLVITSADPIELVNLMADFKAEPDEVWFKNSLT, from the coding sequence ATGAAATCTATCTGTGTGTTTTGCGGTGCCAATTATAATGGCGACCCTATACTTAAAGATGCTATTGACCAGTTGGCACAAGTAATGGTTAACCGGAACATGAACCTTGTGTATGGTGGCGGTAAAGTAGGAGTGATGGGCCTTATTGCCGATGCTATGCTGCAACGTAATGGTGAAGTGATAGGCGTGATCCCGCAGTTTTTAATGGATAAAGAAGTTGGGCATAAAGGTATTTCCGAACTTATTGTTGTTGAAAATATGCATCAGCGTAAACAACGTATGAGCGAAATATGTGATGGATTTGTGATGCTTCCTGGTGGCTTTGGTACACTCGAGGAATTTTTTGAAGTGCTGACATGGCTGCAACTGGGTTTACATAAAAAGCCCATAGGCGTTTTAAACGTCAATGGCTTTTACGATTTTCTGCTGAAGCAAATGGATGTGATGGTAGAACAAAAGTTTTTGAAACCGGCAAACCGAAAACTGGTAATCACCTCGGCAGATCCTATTGAGTTAGTCAACCTAATGGCTGATTTCAAAGCCGAACCTGATGAGGTTTGGTTTAAAAATAGTCTTACTTAA
- a CDS encoding arylesterase has protein sequence MNEIKNILFFGDSLTAGYGLADAENQSFPALIQQKVNVAGLNYKVLNAGVSGDTSAGGLNRLGYWLNRPVDVFILELGINDIIRGVPPATTLTNLQKIIDQVKAKYPQIKLALMGMELPVFIPGAFAKEFRSIYRKLADSNQMAFVPFFLEGVAGIAHLNLRDGLHPSAEGYKIIADKVWPVISKLI, from the coding sequence ATGAACGAAATCAAAAATATCCTCTTCTTCGGCGATAGCCTTACTGCCGGTTATGGCCTGGCCGATGCAGAAAACCAATCGTTTCCGGCTTTAATTCAGCAAAAGGTTAATGTTGCAGGCCTTAATTATAAGGTGCTGAATGCCGGTGTCAGCGGTGATACTTCTGCCGGCGGATTAAACAGGTTAGGCTACTGGCTAAACAGACCTGTTGATGTCTTTATTCTTGAATTGGGCATCAATGATATCATTCGCGGAGTACCACCTGCAACAACACTCACCAATCTTCAAAAGATCATAGATCAGGTAAAGGCAAAGTATCCTCAGATAAAACTTGCCTTGATGGGAATGGAGCTTCCTGTATTTATTCCGGGTGCTTTTGCAAAGGAGTTCAGGTCAATCTATCGTAAACTGGCCGACAGTAATCAGATGGCGTTTGTGCCTTTCTTTTTGGAAGGTGTGGCTGGTATAGCTCACTTAAATTTAAGGGACGGCTTGCACCCCTCTGCAGAAGGGTATAAAATTATTGCTGATAAAGTATGGCCGGTTATCAGCAAGCTGATTTGA
- the guaB gene encoding IMP dehydrogenase, translating into MLDSSKFIAEGLTYDDVLLIPAYSEVLPRDVNTSTYLTRKIKLNIPIVSAAMDTVTGSQLAIAIAQAGGIGILHKNMSISAQANEVRKVKRSESGMIQDPVTLHEDALVADAVKIMKEFKVGGIPVIGDDHQLKGIITNRDLRFQKDMDKPVREVMTTNNLITAPQGTTLIQAEEILQNYKIEKLPVVDDNNKLVGLITFKDIQKFKNYPTACKDEHGRLRVGAAVGVSGDNIDRVKALVAAGVDVLTVDTAHGHSKGVIDMVKAIKELYPEMQIIAGNVATADGARALAEAGADAVKVGIGPGSICTTRIVAGVGVPQLYAVYECAKALEGTGVPVIADGGIKQTGDIVKAIAAGAGSIMAGSLFAGVEESPGETIIYEGRKFKSYRGMGSVDAMEQGSKDRYFQDETDVVTKLVPEGIVGRVPYKGTLAEVVYQYVGGLRAGMHYCGATNIPQLQQAKFVRITAAGMRESHPHDITITKESPNYTR; encoded by the coding sequence ATGCTTGACTCCTCAAAATTTATCGCCGAAGGTTTAACTTATGATGACGTTTTACTGATACCGGCATACTCAGAAGTTCTACCGCGCGACGTTAATACCAGCACTTACTTAACCCGTAAAATCAAGCTTAACATCCCAATTGTTTCTGCTGCTATGGATACTGTAACCGGTTCGCAACTGGCTATTGCTATTGCGCAGGCCGGGGGTATCGGCATACTGCATAAAAACATGAGCATCAGCGCTCAGGCTAATGAGGTTCGTAAAGTTAAGCGTTCGGAAAGCGGAATGATACAAGACCCGGTTACTTTGCACGAGGATGCATTAGTGGCTGATGCTGTTAAGATCATGAAGGAGTTTAAGGTGGGTGGTATCCCGGTGATCGGCGACGATCATCAACTAAAAGGTATTATTACCAACCGCGACCTGCGTTTTCAAAAGGATATGGATAAGCCGGTGCGTGAGGTAATGACCACCAATAACCTGATTACTGCGCCACAGGGTACAACGCTGATCCAGGCAGAAGAAATACTTCAAAATTATAAAATTGAGAAACTTCCGGTTGTTGATGACAATAATAAACTGGTAGGCTTAATTACTTTCAAAGACATTCAGAAATTTAAAAATTACCCAACCGCCTGTAAAGATGAGCATGGACGTTTACGTGTAGGTGCAGCAGTTGGCGTTAGCGGCGACAATATTGACCGTGTAAAGGCACTTGTTGCTGCCGGTGTGGATGTACTTACTGTTGATACTGCTCACGGCCACTCAAAAGGCGTTATTGATATGGTTAAAGCTATCAAAGAGCTTTATCCGGAAATGCAGATCATTGCAGGTAATGTTGCTACAGCCGACGGCGCACGTGCATTGGCCGAAGCCGGTGCCGATGCAGTTAAGGTTGGTATTGGTCCGGGTTCTATCTGTACCACCCGTATCGTTGCGGGTGTTGGCGTACCTCAATTATATGCCGTTTACGAATGTGCAAAAGCCCTGGAAGGAACCGGTGTGCCGGTTATTGCCGATGGTGGTATCAAACAAACAGGCGATATTGTTAAAGCAATTGCAGCAGGTGCTGGTTCAATAATGGCAGGCTCTCTGTTTGCTGGTGTGGAAGAATCACCAGGCGAAACCATTATTTATGAAGGCCGTAAATTTAAATCATATCGTGGTATGGGTTCTGTTGATGCGATGGAGCAAGGTTCAAAAGACCGTTACTTCCAGGATGAAACAGACGTTGTAACCAAGCTTGTGCCAGAAGGTATTGTAGGCCGTGTGCCTTATAAAGGTACTTTAGCCGAGGTTGTTTATCAATATGTAGGCGGTTTGCGTGCAGGTATGCATTATTGTGGTGCAACCAACATCCCGCAATTGCAACAAGCTAAATTTGTACGTATTACAGCGGCCGGTATGCGCGAGTCGCACCCGCATGATATTACCATTACTAAAGAATCGCCGAATTACACTAGGTAA